The genome window AGCTTTTCATTCCGCAGCGGATGGTGGAACGCCAGTGACGATGCATGAAGTGCTTGTCTGCGTAACAAACCTCTGGTACCTCCGTACATCGTATCTCCTGCCAGGGGATGGCCGATGTGCTCGAAATGAACCCGAATCTGGTGGGTTCGGCCCGTCTCCAGCCAGACACGCACCATCGACATGTGCGAAGACCGCTGGATTACCTCATAATGCGTGATCGCTGCATCTCCTCCCTCTACGACTCTTCGCTTGGTCGGATGCCCCGGGTCGCGGCCGATTGGCGCATCGATGGTTCCCCGTTCATTCTCCAGCACTCCGCTGACGACGGCCACATATTCCCGGTGGATGCCCCCTTCCCGCAGTAAACGATCCGCGATTTGATGTCCATAGCTGCTTTTGGCGAGCAGAATGGCTCCAGAGGTATCCTTGTCGAGGCGATGTACAGGGTGGATGCTCAATTGCTCTCCTCGCGGGGCAAAGTGGGCTGCCAATGCATGGACCAGCGTCCCATCCTGCTCCTCTTTTATCGGGTGCACCATCATGCCTGCCGGTTTGTTCGCAATCAACAGATGATCGTCCTCGTACAAAAGCTCGACCGGCAGGACATGAGTGCTTGGGGCAGGGGCCTGTGTCTGTACTTTCACTCGCGACGTATCATGCTGCGGCTGTCTATCTGGCTGTCGCTCCACGACCCGGATCGCGACTTGATCTCCCGCCTTTACCTGGCGCTGTAAAAAAGGCTGCTTTCGGTTGAGCAAAATCCCCTTGCTTCTCGTCAGCCGCTGCATCATACGCCCCGATACGTTCAGCTTTTGCCGAACGATCTGCTCTACATTCATTCCTGCTTCCTCTTCAGTGACGGTATATTCGATCCAGTCTTTGCGGCTCACGTCTATCCCTCTGTTCCATGCTTTTTTCTTATTGTAGCAAAAAGGCACGCCGACATCCTACTTTGCGTCATCCCATCTGACTTCCCCTCACCGGTTGATCCACACGTTTTGCAGCGCTTCGTCAAAGTCGGCTACCGCGACCTTCTGCCCCATCTCCAGCATCTGGGTCACATACCCTTCATCAGCAAGGAATTCGCAGCCGAGCAGGCGTCCTGCAAAAAAGGTGTGCAAGCGTTGTTTCCATCCCAGTCGAATCATCCTTCATTCCCCCAAACTCATTTAATAAACTTATTTGTATAATAAGTATATGTTAGAGTTTGGTAATTTGTAAATATTTTTGTTTAGAAAGTTTCTACTCTTATTTTCATTCGCCTTCTTTTTTGCGGGAGATTAGAAAACTTGGCTGCGCCAAGCCTTTTGGCGAAGCCGTAGTTGCACTTATACTGGATAGGAATCTCATAAATTCCTATCTGTGCAAAAAAACCACCATGCTAGGCATGATGGCTTCGATAATTACCCCTTCAGATTTTCCGGGTTCAGTCCTTGCAGCTCCGGCAGAACGAACAGTCCGTCTTTGCGGATCAGCACGTCATCAAACCAGATTTCTCCGCCGCCGTACTCTGGGCGCTGGATGTTTACCATGTCCCAGTGGATTTGGCTGCGGTTGCCGTTGTCGGCATTGTCATAGGCGCGTCCTGGCGTGAAGTGGAAGCTGCCCGCGATTTTCTCATCGAACAGAATGTCGTTCATCGGATGCAGAATGTATGGATGTACGCCGATCGCAAATTCCCCGATGTAGCGAGCTCCCTCGTCCGTGTCAAAGATTTGGTTGAGCTTTTCGGTGTTGTTGGAAGTCGCCTCGACGATCTTTCCATTTTCAAAAGTCAATTTGACGTTTTCAAACTTCGTGCCCATGTAGCTCGTTGGCGTATTGAACGTGATGGTCCCGTTTACGGAGTCACGCACAGGCGCAGTGAAAATCTCCCCATCCGGAATGTTGCGCAGACCGGAGCAGATCACATTCGGGATATCTTTGATGGAGAAGTGAAGGTCGGTACCTTTTCCAACGAGACGCACTCTGTCTGTGCGATCCATCAGTTCCTTCAGCGGCAGGAACGCCTCGTGCATGTTTTTGTAGTCAACGGAGCAGACATTGAAATAAAAGTCTTCAAATGCTTCTGTCGACATATTCGCACTCTGCGCCATCGCAGCTGTCGGGTAGTTGAGCAGTGTCCAGCGAACGTTCGAAATCAGGAAATCGTTCAGCTCCTGCATCACTTTCTGGTGAGCGCGGCGACGTTCAACCGGGACATCTGCCATTTCGCTGTCGTTTGTCGGACCATTGATGACAATGTACGTATCCAGATCCTTGAACATCGGCTCTTCCCATTTCGCCAGATGGGCAGCACGTTCTTCACTCGCCCCCATCATCAGCTCTCGTTGAATGCTCGGATCGATGATGCGAACAAATGGATAGGCACCTTTTCCGTACGCTTGCTTGACCAATTCCTTGGCCAGCGCGTGACCTTCTCCCCGCACCTCAATCAGCAGACTTTCCTTTGCTTCCAGGCGAACCGAGTGGCTTAGCAAATTTTCGGCCAATTTGACCAGTCTTGTATCCAACATCCGTAATCCCCCCGCGCTCATGATTGGTAAAAGCCTCTAACTCAGGACTGCTCCAGCCCCGTTAGAGCGACTTGCCGTCTTGATAAAATATATTTTACCGAATGGGCAGACTTTTTTCAATTATTCCCGTGATCTGATTTACCGCCGCTTCCAAATCGGTCGTGTCTACGTGATGCTCCAGTCTCTCTACGTATTCGCTCTGCTTGTTCTGGTAACGCGGGTCATAATAATGGACCAGGAGAGAAGCTATCGCCGTTCGATAGTCTCTTTCCTCAAGCGCCGTGCGCAAGAGGGCTGCCTGCTCGGTTGGAATTCTCCTGGAGATGGAGGTGTACGCCTTCTCTACCTTTTCTGCGAAATCGGGCCGCCAAGAAAAAGGGACAACGTAGTCATCGTAGATTCTTTGCACCCGAACATCCAAAGGGGCGGTGACCTGAACATGGATGGCATGCTGTTTGGCATCCATCAAAAAGGAAGGCAATATCGCGTTTCCAATCCGTTTGCTTTCCGCCTCCATGACAAAAAAGCGTGCTTCCCGATTCCTTTGCAGCGTTTCGAACAATCTCGCATCAAACATCTTCTGATTGGCCGGCTTGCCTTTCCCGATATGCCCGAAAACGGAGCCGCGATGCCCAGCCATTCGCTCCAGGTCGAGCACGGGTAGTCCCTTTTCCTCCAGTCTGCGAAGAAGTTCTGTTTTCCCTACCCCTGTCATACCGTGTAGCAGGAAGACAGGGACTTGCAGCTCATACGGGGCGATTGTCTCCAGCACATGCTGACGGTACGCTCGGTACCCGCCTTGCAATCGTCGGACCTTCAGCCCTGAAAACGTAGCGAACGTCGCCATCGCTCTGCTGCGCATGCCGCCGCGCCAGCAAAAGATCGTCGGTGGTTCTCCCCATTCTTCTCCCCGCTGCTTGATCGCCTGCATGACGGATTCCATTTTGGGGGAAACGATTTGCATGCCGAGCCATTGAGCCGCTTCCTGTCCCACCTGTTTGTAGGTCGTCCCTACTCGCGCCCGCTCTTCATCGCTAAACAAGGGAATGTTGACTGCCCCTGGAATGGACTCCCTGGCGAACTCTCCCGGCGAGCGGACGTCCACCAAATTGGCATAGCCTTTGACTAGTAATTCCTGAACGGTTATCTCTTGCAATGTATGTCACCCTAACTTCTGATATGCTAGATTTACCTACTCGAATTTTCAAATATTCTACTATTATACCTTGATTGTCAGGAGGCCATAACATGTCTGAAAGAGTGAAACTCACTTCCCTCACAACAAAAGGAGGGTGCGGATGCAAGATTAGCCCTGACGCCTTGTCCGCTGTTCTGAAAAACCTGCCGGCTCCCTCCCAGCGTGATCCCCGCTTGCTGGTCGGCGTGGAGACTTCTGATGACGCCGGCGTCTTTCAATTGACGGATGATCTGGCCATCGTCCAAACCCTCGACTTCTTTACCCCCATCGTCGACGATCCGTACTGGTTCGGGCAGATCGCTGCGGCCAATGCGATCAGCGATGTATTCGCTATGGGCGGCAAGCCGATTACGGTCCTGAACATCGTCGGATTCCCTATTTCCAAGCTGGACCCGTCGATTTTGACCGAGATTCTTCGCGGGGCCGCTGACAAGGTAGCCGAAGCAGGCGCGGTGCTCGTCGGCGGACACTCCATCGATGACCCTGAGCCGAAATTCGGGCTGGCCGTTACGGGTACGGTACATCCCTCTCGCGTCCTGACCAATGCCACAGCCAAGCCAGGCGACGTGTTGATCCTGACCAAGCCGATCGGCGTCGGTATCCAGACGACCGCGATCAAGCGCGACGCCTTGTCCGAGGAGCAGACGGAGCTCGTCATGACCGTCATGGCTACTTTGAACAAATACGCAGCCGAATGCATGGAAGGCTATCCTGTTCATGCTTGCACGGATGTGACAGGCTTTGGATTATTGGGCCATGCGCTGGAAATGGCGGAGGGCAGCCAGGCAGGCATCCGTCTCTATGCAGGGGAAGTTCCCATTCTGGCAGGTACGCGTGAGCTGGCGGAGCAAGGCATCATTCCCGGCGGCAGCAAGTCCAACTTCCGCTGGGTGGCTGATCGCGTGCAATTCCCTGAGGAAATGGAAGAGCTGGATCGCCTGATCTTGTGTGACGCCGTTACCTCCGGGGGACTGTTGATCAGCGTCCCGGGAGATCAAGGAGCTCAGCTTTTACATGAGCTGCACCAGAAAGGAATCGAGTGGGCCCAGATCATTGGCGAAGTCGTCTCAGACCACCCAGGCACCATTCAAGTAATTTCCGATAAATCATAAAATTTTCCTTGCGTCTGTTCCAGCTTTTGAAGTATCCTAATCAACAAGAGTTGATCCTTTTAAAAAATTTGAAAGACGGGAGTGTTGGTTCATGGTGATTTCTGTAGTTATCTTAGCTTAGGTAGGCCTCTGATAAGGGGCACTGCCTCTTAAAGACCACCTATAGCAAGAAACTGCAGGATGCCAGAACCGCTTCCGTCTTTTTCCCGATTGGTTGTTGTGGGCACCAGTTTATGTGAGGAACATACCGCCCCAGGTATGGAGCCCTTTTTGGGTAACCTTAGACTGGCTTTATTTGCCCGACACCTGATATCGATCGTCAAAGCGCAAGCGGAAGAGCCTTTCGTCTCTCTCCCGCTTGCGCTTTTTTTGTGAAAAACGTCCCCTCTCACCGGGGGATTGGAGCATCTCGACGTTTTTCACAAACGAGGATATGGCCGCTCGCGGTCAAACAAAATGGTCTTGACCGTTTTGTGCAAAAAGTGAAGATCATGGCTCCTGCAGATAGAGAAACAGGTAGGAATGGAGGATCTTGTCATGCATTGGCGTTCATGGGATTTGAATTTAAAGGTCCGTTTAGTCGGAGAATTGATTACCCACACCTTTTTCTGGATGTACTTTCCGTTCATGGCTCTGTATTTCAGCGAATCGTTCGGCAAGGATGTCGCTGGCATTCTGCTGATGGTGCCACCGCTCCTCGGCATGCTGTCCAATCTGTTCGGCGGCTATTTGGCAGACAAGGTCGGACGCAAGCCGACGATGCTGCTCTCCCTCTGTACGTCGTCTGTCATGTTTGCGCTGTTCGCCTTTTCCGGCTCTCCGCTGATTGACTACTTCGCCTTCATCGGAATCGGGATTGCGGGCTCCCTGTATTGGCCGGCGAGCTCCGCAATGGTGGCAGACTTGACCACAGAGGAAGACCGTCGCCTTGTATTCGCTACGTTCTACACCGCCATGAACATGGGGGTAGTAGCCGGTCCCGTACTTGGCTCGTTTTTCTTCGTGCATTACCGCTTTGAGCTTTTGCTCGTCTGCACCGTCATCGAGCTCCTTTTTGCCTGCGCGATCTTCTTTTTGGTAAAGGAAACCTTGCCTGCTGAAGTGCGAAAAGAGAAAGCCAAAGAGCGCTTCTCTATTTCCCAGCAATTCAAGGGATACGCCGTCATTTTCCGTGACAAAGTGTTTGCCCTCTACATCGGTGCAGGCATCCTGGTCGCCATCGCCTTCATGCAGCTGGACATGTACATGGCGCTATACGTAAAAGAGTACGTGCACAATCAACCACTCGTCTGGTGGGGAGATTGGACCTTCAACGTAGGCGGGACCAGCGCATTCGGCTGGCTGATGGGACTCAACGGCTTGCTCGTGGTGCTGTTTACCCTTCCCGTCACTCAGTGGTTCCAGCATTGGAGCGACCGAAACAGCATGGTCATTTCGTCGGTTCTGTACGGCTTCGGCATGTTCCTCATGGCCTTTACGGCAAATATCTGGCTGTTGTTCGGCTGCATGTTCATCCTGACGCTCGGGGAGCTGATTCGCACACCTGTGGCGCAGAGCTTTATCAGCAAGTATGCACCTGAAGATGCTCGCGGACAATATATGGGGGCATCCTCCCTGCAATTTTCCATTGGCCGCTTCATCGCGCCTCTCGCCATAGGGATCTCCCAATGGCTGTCGCCAGTAGGCGTATTCGGGATCATTTTGGCTGTCTCGCTGATCAGTGCGTATATTTACATCCGCCTGTTCCGCATGATTCCAGACGAATCGCAGCAATCCCCCCAAACGTAAAGCAAATAAAGTCGGCCCTCGCTAGCGGGCCGACTTTTTCTCTGCTCGCAAACTCGTCCCCATCGTACTAGCTTTCAAAATCTAGCATATAGTGTGTACTAGGTAGGAGAGTTACGTCAGGAGGGGGTTTTTCCATGAATCAGCCGAGCGCATTCGCTACGTTTAAAACAAAGGGAGAGTACGTATACCGCACGTCTGCCTATATTCAATGGGGGACGTCATCTGAGTCTCTGGGCAGCTGCCTCTTGCTGAATCCAGGCTCATCCACCCTATTCCGGGAAAGGCCTGCGCCTCAACATGCGATCATGGGACAAACAACGATCGATCCGACGATGCACCAGCTGATCAAAATGACGGAAGCGATCTATTCCTCAAAGGCCGAGCAAGGCAAGCTCGAGGGCAGACTGCACATCTACAACCTGTTTTCCCTGCAAAACCCGCAAGCAAAGGACGCCATCAGCCTGTTTGAAGCCCTCCTTCTGGCAGGCCAGACCGCTCTCGATGAACACATTACGCGCTCCCACGAACTGGTCAAGCACCCTTGGATGTTGCTCGGCTGGGGATGCGTGGCGAAATCCTCTCGCCTCCTCACTTCCCTGAAGGAAATGTGGCTGCGAGAAATTGCCGCTGCGGGGGTTCCTGTTTTCGGCAAACCGTGTGCTTCTGGGAGGAACTACTACCATCCCTGCCCGCAGCTTCACGCCATGAGAGAACTGATCCTGCGCGACTTGGTCGCCCTGCATGACCTGGCCGTCCCATCCATTCGCAGGTAGGACACACAAACAAAAGCCGAGGGCATGTGGTCGTTAGCTGAACGATGTCACTATGTTCGCAATAAATTCGGTCTCCATTTAGAAAACGTGGCTACTTCAAGCTTTTGGCGGAGGATTCTTATCTGTACAAAAAAAGAGTCTGTCCCCCTCTCGATAAGGGGAGCAGACTCTTCGGCTTTACGGCATTTCGTTTGCCTCATAATACTCTTCCCGGTCAAACTTGCCGCGCATCCATTTGTACGTATCGTCGTAAATGCCTCGCACCACCTGATCCGTGCTCGTCGCTGCCTGAATCAGCGTTTTGGAGCCGTAATAGTACGCATGCACGTTGTTTTTGTCCATACCGAGCTTGTGGGCAGCCACCAGCTGGTTGTAATAGGTCTGATAGAACTTGGGATCACGGTACATCCGTTCATCCCCTTCGATCTCTACTCCCATCCCGTACTTGCTGATGGCGTCCAGCACGCCTTCGATGCGATCCAGCTGCACCGGCTTGTCGCTGTAGTAGTTCGGCTGCAGGAATGCATAATCGAAGTACAGTGACTTCCACTCGCCGGCACCGGGAGCGCCGTAATACGGAATCCAGTAGAAACGCAGCGCCTCATCATGGACCATGCTCGCCATGCTGCGAATCAGATCGCGTTCTTTCGGAGCACTGTCTTCGATCAGCTCATGGAACCAGTAAATCCCCTCCAGCTGCAGATACGAATACCCCGCTTTGTTCCAACGTTTTTGCAGCTCCTGGAAGTACCATTCCAGCGCCTGCTTGCGGTTTTCGTACGCTTGCTCTTCGCCGATGCCTGTCGGATTAAATGACAGGGATGGCTTGTTATCGGCGAGCTTGCCGAAGTTGGTCTGATTCATATTCGGGTACGGCAGTGCCAGAACGACTTTTTCCTGTGTCGGCGTGGTGTACAAGGTCCCTCTCAGGCGATTGTACTCCCGCATGGCACTGTTCAAGGCATCCAGCTGTCGATTGGTCCCAAACAGGTCGTTCAGATAGCCTTGCCAGCCCACCTTCGTTGCCGGCATATCCTGGTACGGCAAAAAGAGAATCGTATCAAACATTTGGTCACGCATATAGCCGTCCGCCGTGCGGTAGCCCACCATCGGCAGGAAATCATCCTTGGTCCAGTTGCCGCGGTCTCCATACGCACCCGAATAAGCGAGCAGCATGTTTTCTACGCGATTTCCTGCCTTTTTATCCTCCATCATTTGCGTCGGGCTTGGCGGCGGCAGCAGCACCGCTTCGTCCCAACGGCTGTTTTCGTTCGCCCAGACTTCCAGCTGACGAGCAAACGCAAACACCTTTACCGGGAAGGACACCCGCACGTAGCGTGCCTCCACATCGGGGAGCGTCACACTCAGCGTACGCAGCACCTGTTTTTCTTCCGATGCCGGAACGTCGTGCACAGCTTTCCCCGCGTAAGACCAAGCCTTGCCGTCACGAGATACTTCTACATCCATCGACTCGGGAAGCGTAATCCCCGAGGTCTTTTGCTGTCTGAAGGTCAGCGCTACCCGCTCCAGCGGCTTCGCTTCGGAAAGAGTCACGGTCACTTTTCGACCGAACTGACGGTTATAGCCCGTCCATTCCTCCGAAGGCGTCACCAATCCGCCTACCGGACCTGGATACTGCTTTTCCACCGTTTGGAAGTATGAATCAGGCGGTCCAAACGTTTTCACCGAAGTGAAGCTTCCCGGTGCCACGTTGACCAGATCGTCCTGTTCAGCCGACTCAGCCGCTTCTTCCTCCTCTTCCGCAGGCTCTTGGGAGTCTGTGGCAGTGGTCTGCTCGGCAGGTGCAGCGGCATCGGCTGGTTCTGCAACCTGTACCTTGGTATCCGCTGCCTGCTCGCCAGACGAGACAGGCTGGTCATTTTCCTCAGTCTTAGGGGCATTCGTAATCTCGACGGGAATGGTCTCGCTGTGATAGCCCACCGTAACCGTCACATTGCCCCTCCCAGGTGCAGGACCAGCCACGAATGTCCCATCCGGAAGAATCGTGCCCAGCTCAGGACGATCAAATGCAAAAATCGGTGTGAACGGGAGTTTTTCCCCATTCGCGCTCGCCACCCTCAGGCGCTCGCTCGTTCCTGCCATCAGGCTCAAGCTCTTGGCATTCAATGTAAACTGGGCTTGCTCCGCCTGCTGGTACCGGGCATTCAATACACGCTCCGCGATGACAGCGGCTTCCGCACGCGTCACGGTTCCGAGCGGATTAAACTTGCCATTCGCTCCCTGCATCCAGCGCTGATTGGTGACATCCGCGATCGCCTCACGGGCATAGCCCGCCATTTCTTCCTCGTCACTGTAGGAAGTGGCACTCGTGCTTGCCGCTTTGGCTACGTGACTTTCTTTCATCAGTCGCGCGAGCAACACAGCCAGCTCTTGTCTCGTCAGGGGATCGGCTGCTCCTACCGTTCCGTCATTTCTACCATTCATGACCCCCAGCTCGGATAATCCGTAGACGTACGGCGCGTACGGACTATCCACAGGAACATCCGCAAAGCTTGCTTCTTTTGCCGACTTTGGCAGCAACCCGGCCACCTTGGTCAGCAAAACGGCAATATCCTGCCGGGAAATGGTTTTCTGTGGATAAAAGAGTCCTTCTCCCTGCCCATTGATGATTTGCAGGGACGCCAAGTGATTGATGGCATCTTTTGCATAGCTGTTCCCCAGATCCGTAAACGCTGTGGTCTGGTCTTGCACGGCAGTCTGAGCTGTTCCGGCTTCAGTCGTGGTTGTACGGCTCGGATCAGATGCAGCACCTGCCATCGGAGCCGCCGCGGCCAACAGCGTAGAAAACGCCAGACAGGCAGCCACGAAACGGTTCCCCATTCGTTTCTTACTCATTGTATTCTCCTCCAATTACCCCTTCTCTTTTTACGTGTGAGTAACGCCATTCCTCGCGTGACTTACCGTAACATCCTTGCGCCACACACATCCCCCAAGCAAGGAGCAGCGTCGGCAAAGGCACTCTTATTCGGCAGGGGGAACCAACGACGGGCGAGGCGGTTTTGGTCCGAAAAACTGGTAGTAATCGACCTTCATGTTTCCGTTGTAGAGCTTCCGCTTTTTGCTCGCTTTCCGTCCAAAATGTTCTTCAAACAATTCGTCAGACGTGATGACGTAGAAAGACCACGTATCCAAGGCGGCAAAGGTTTTGCCCATTTCCCCGTACATTCGGCTGACTTGCTTCCACTCACCCAAGCGTTCCCCGTACGGCGGATTGCAGATCAGATAGCCGTATTTTTTCTTGGTGCGGATATCACGCACGTCCATGCGCTGGAAGTGGATTAGCTCGTCGACCCCTGCCTCTGACGCGTTTCTGCGGGCGATCTTCAGAATCTCCTCATCGATATCCGTACCGATGATCTCCAGCTTTTGATCATAGCGAGCCAAATCGTGAGTCTCCGCCCGAGCCTCCCGCCAAGCTGCCTTCGGAATGGTCGGCCAGCTCTCCGAGACAAACTCCCGGTTCATGCCTGGCGCGATATTCTGTCCGATCAATGCCGCCTCGATCGGAATGGTACCGGAGCCGCAGAACGGGTCCATGAAAACGCGATCCGGCTTCCAGCGGGACAGCAAGATCAGCGCTGCAGCCATTGTTTCCTTGAGCGGCGCCGTACCGATCAGCTCACGGTAGCCACGCTTATGTAATCCCGGCCCTGATGTGTCGATCGTCAGTGTAGCTACATCCTTCAGCAGCGCCACCTCAATCTTGTACAATGGCCCCTGCTCCTCAAACCAGTCCCGCTTGTACGTCTGTTTCAGACTCTCGACCACTGCCTTTTTGACGATCGCCTGACAGTCAGGAACACTGAACAGGGTAGATTTGACAGACTTGCCCTCCACCGGAAAAGCAGCGTCCTCCGTGATCCAATCCGCCCATGGCAAAGCCTTGGTCTTTTCAAAAAGCTCGTCAAACGTAGACGCTTGGAACTCCCCAATCTTTAGACGCACCCGGTCGGCTGTTCGTAACCATAAATTTGTTCGCGGTATCGCAGAAATATCTGCGGTAAATGTCACCTTGCCGTTTTCCACCTGTACATCCGTGTAGCCAAGCGCTTTTACCTCTTCTGCTACCACAGATTCCAATCCAAATGTCGCCGTAGCGATCAATTCCACTTTTTGCATCCTACTTTTCTCCATTCCGTGCATATGGCTTCGGGCTACACCCTTATACTATATTACCCGATTTGGGTATGGGGTTGGTAATCTTGTCCTAAAATCGAAAAACCGCCATCAGGCTGGGATGGCGGAACAGGTGGCCGGAAAGCCTATGAAAAGAAAGCACGCTGGAAAAGGAGGTACCCATGCCCGAATTGCCTGAGATGGAGACTTATCGCAGACTTCTGCAGCAGCAGATCGTCGGATTGACCATAACCGATACCCATGTTGAACGGGAAAAGACCATCAACATGTCTCCGGATCCATTTGCGCAAATCTTGCACGGAAGCAGGTTCACGCTCATCGATCGGCGCGGCAAGCATCTGCTGCTTCATTTGGAAAACAGCCATGTCCTGCTCCTCCATTTGATGCTGGGCGGTTTTCTCTATCTAGGCACAGCGGAGGACAAGCTGTCGCGAACCTCGCAGGTGACGCTGTCTATAGGCAACCGCATTCTTTATTTTCACGGGCTGCGACTTGGGTACCTGCATCTGTTGACGTCCGAGCAAATCGATGAAAGACTATCCGAGCTGGGGCCCGAACCGCTCGCCCCCTCCTTTACGCCGGCTCAATTCTCCCAGCAGCTGTCCGGCAAGCGAGGTATCCTCAAGACAGCTCTGGTCGACCAGCATTGGCTCGCCGGGATCGGAAACTGCTACTCGGATGAGATCTGCTTTCATGCAGGGATCTTGCCCACGCGGCGCATCCCCACTCTCACATCTGAAGAAGTGACGCGTCTCTACCACTCGATGCAAGCAGTCTTGAAAGAAGCCATGCAATACGGCGGGTATATGGAGACTCCTCTCTACAAAGGCGACGGACTGACAGGCGGCTTCAATGACCGCTGCCGGGTATACGACAGAGGAGGAGAGCCGTGCCTACGCTGCGGACACGCCATCGCACTAGACAAGCTCTCCTCCCGAAAAGTCTTTTTCTGTACGCACTGTCAGAACTAGAGTCAATTACACGGCTGCGTCTTCCGGCTTTTTCATCTTTTTCACCATATATACTTGCTCTGTGCCCGACGGACCGAATCCCGCTTCCTCCAGAATGTGCAGGAGCTGCTCCTGGGCAGCCGGCAGGTTAAAGGTCGAGCGGCGGCATTCCAAATCGTGCGGTGCATACAGCTCATGCAGGGCTGCACGCATAATCGTGTCAGCATCGGCGTGTCCTGGCTGTGCGGCGCAATGCCGAAGGACGATGGCTGAGACTTTTCCTTCGTCATTTACCATTCGTTTGTACATGGCGTATCCGACAGTCTGGCCTTGCTCATCTTCAATCGACAGGGCTTCTCCATCCCGCATGCTCTGCCATTGATTTTGCCAAGGAGCATCTGCCTGATAAAAAGGCAGCCTGGAGACCTCTTGAGCCAGCACATGACGTACACGGTAGGGGGCATTCTCTTTGACGCCAAAGAGATTCTCAGGCAGGGCATCGGTCCTTTGCCAGAAGAGCAGGCGGTCCAATACCTCGTAGCCCAATTGTTCGTAGAGGGCAATCGCTTTGTCGTTTTGGCTGACCGCCTCCAAGGTCGCATCATCGACGCCAGCTTCCTCGTACAGCTCCAATGTTGCTGCCATCAGCTGACGCCCCACTCCCTGCCTGCGATAGGCGGTTGCGACGCCTGTGCCTCCATTCCATGCGATTTTTTTGCCATTCACAGTACGCAAGCCGCTCGCGACAAGGCCGATAGGCTCCTGATCGTCAAACGCAACCACCGACAACCCGAGCACATAGCCCTCTGCACCGAGTCGTTGCACCAGCATTTCTTC of Brevibacillus choshinensis contains these proteins:
- a CDS encoding GNAT family N-acetyltransferase, with the protein product MITIKRMSDCTFAEVTKAWNRGFEGYFFPVAMTEEMLVQRLGAEGYVLGLSVVAFDDQEPIGLVASGLRTVNGKKIAWNGGTGVATAYRRQGVGRQLMAATLELYEEAGVDDATLEAVSQNDKAIALYEQLGYEVLDRLLFWQRTDALPENLFGVKENAPYRVRHVLAQEVSRLPFYQADAPWQNQWQSMRDGEALSIEDEQGQTVGYAMYKRMVNDEGKVSAIVLRHCAAQPGHADADTIMRAALHELYAPHDLECRRSTFNLPAAQEQLLHILEEAGFGPSGTEQVYMVKKMKKPEDAAV
- a CDS encoding THUMP domain-containing class I SAM-dependent RNA methyltransferase, whose protein sequence is MQKVELIATATFGLESVVAEEVKALGYTDVQVENGKVTFTADISAIPRTNLWLRTADRVRLKIGEFQASTFDELFEKTKALPWADWITEDAAFPVEGKSVKSTLFSVPDCQAIVKKAVVESLKQTYKRDWFEEQGPLYKIEVALLKDVATLTIDTSGPGLHKRGYRELIGTAPLKETMAAALILLSRWKPDRVFMDPFCGSGTIPIEAALIGQNIAPGMNREFVSESWPTIPKAAWREARAETHDLARYDQKLEIIGTDIDEEILKIARRNASEAGVDELIHFQRMDVRDIRTKKKYGYLICNPPYGERLGEWKQVSRMYGEMGKTFAALDTWSFYVITSDELFEEHFGRKASKKRKLYNGNMKVDYYQFFGPKPPRPSLVPPAE
- a CDS encoding DUF4855 domain-containing protein codes for the protein MSKKRMGNRFVAACLAFSTLLAAAAPMAGAASDPSRTTTTEAGTAQTAVQDQTTAFTDLGNSYAKDAINHLASLQIINGQGEGLFYPQKTISRQDIAVLLTKVAGLLPKSAKEASFADVPVDSPYAPYVYGLSELGVMNGRNDGTVGAADPLTRQELAVLLARLMKESHVAKAASTSATSYSDEEEMAGYAREAIADVTNQRWMQGANGKFNPLGTVTRAEAAVIAERVLNARYQQAEQAQFTLNAKSLSLMAGTSERLRVASANGEKLPFTPIFAFDRPELGTILPDGTFVAGPAPGRGNVTVTVGYHSETIPVEITNAPKTEENDQPVSSGEQAADTKVQVAEPADAAAPAEQTTATDSQEPAEEEEEAAESAEQDDLVNVAPGSFTSVKTFGPPDSYFQTVEKQYPGPVGGLVTPSEEWTGYNRQFGRKVTVTLSEAKPLERVALTFRQQKTSGITLPESMDVEVSRDGKAWSYAGKAVHDVPASEEKQVLRTLSVTLPDVEARYVRVSFPVKVFAFARQLEVWANENSRWDEAVLLPPPSPTQMMEDKKAGNRVENMLLAYSGAYGDRGNWTKDDFLPMVGYRTADGYMRDQMFDTILFLPYQDMPATKVGWQGYLNDLFGTNRQLDALNSAMREYNRLRGTLYTTPTQEKVVLALPYPNMNQTNFGKLADNKPSLSFNPTGIGEEQAYENRKQALEWYFQELQKRWNKAGYSYLQLEGIYWFHELIEDSAPKERDLIRSMASMVHDEALRFYWIPYYGAPGAGEWKSLYFDYAFLQPNYYSDKPVQLDRIEGVLDAISKYGMGVEIEGDERMYRDPKFYQTYYNQLVAAHKLGMDKNNVHAYYYGSKTLIQAATSTDQVVRGIYDDTYKWMRGKFDREEYYEANEMP
- a CDS encoding Fpg/Nei family DNA glycosylase, whose protein sequence is MPELPEMETYRRLLQQQIVGLTITDTHVEREKTINMSPDPFAQILHGSRFTLIDRRGKHLLLHLENSHVLLLHLMLGGFLYLGTAEDKLSRTSQVTLSIGNRILYFHGLRLGYLHLLTSEQIDERLSELGPEPLAPSFTPAQFSQQLSGKRGILKTALVDQHWLAGIGNCYSDEICFHAGILPTRRIPTLTSEEVTRLYHSMQAVLKEAMQYGGYMETPLYKGDGLTGGFNDRCRVYDRGGEPCLRCGHAIALDKLSSRKVFFCTHCQN